One Stenotrophomonas maltophilia R551-3 genomic window, GTCGGCATCATGCTCTCGGCCGGTATCAGTCGGAGCATGATGCTGGAGGTCGGTCACGTGGCCCGTGCCACATCGCACAAGCTGTCCATGGGCGACCTTGCCGGTGTTGCGCAGGAGCTGCCCGGCGTATCCAGAACGGTTCTGGCCCAGGCGTACCTGGGCGCGGTCCACAGCCAGCTGTTGATCCTGGCCGCTGCCACGGTAATTTCAGCCCTCGTGCTGTGGTACCTGCTGCGCGACGAGGTTGAGCCCACGCCGGGCCGATGCAGTCAGTAGCGCGGGTCGGCGATGGCCGGCAGTACCAGCTCGCGCACGAAGCCGGACGGTGACAGCTGCAGCAGCGCCCGCACCATCGTCACCACGTCATGCACCGGCACCAGCTCGCCTTCACCGCGTGTGGCGGCTTCGGATACCGGCACCGAAAGCGCATCGTCGGTATTGAGATACCCCAGCTGCAAGCTGGTCACCGCCAGCCGACGGTCGCGGAAGCCTTCGCGCAACGCATCGGCAATACCGTTGAGGGCGAACTTGGAGGCGCCGAATGCCACTTCCGGGCGGCCACTGCGCGGCAGCGCGGAGGTCGAGCCGGTCAGCACCAGCTGCGGACGCGGCGAGGTCAGCACGCGGGGCAACAGGCGCTGCAGCAGCACCAGGGTCGCGCTGATGTTGACGTCGACCAGCTGCGTGAGCGCCGCATCACTTTCATCGAGGAAGTCGTACGCGTCGCTGAAGGCCCTGTCTTCCCAGATGCCCAGGTTGTGGATCAGCACATCGATATCGGCCGGTGCCTGCGCCGCGATGTGGTCGGCAGCCACGGTCGGCTGGGACAGGTCTGCTTCGATCCATTGCAGGGTGACGCCTTCGGGGCAGGCGATGTCGCGTGGGCGGGTACGCGAGACACCGATGACGGTGTCACCTGGGCCGCACAGGCCTTCCACGAACGCGCGCCCCAGGCCCCGGCTGGCGCCGATGATCATCAACTTCATGTTGCTTCCTTGTTGTGCTGCGGCGGCCTCACGCGGCCGCCAGAATGATGTCCCAGTCACCGAACGCGCGCAGGCCGGCGCGTTCGGCGGTGATGAGCGATGCCATGTTGTCGAGCTGGCAGCGGTACTGCGGCTGCAGCCCGGACACCTGCGCGGACAGGGCCATGGCCTGCACCAGATGGCGTGCATGACCGCAGCCACGGGCCGCCGGCAGGGTCAGCACGCCCATGTCGGCAAGCGTCGGATCCAGGCTCCACGGATACACGCTGCCGGCAGCGGCCAGCCGCTCGCCGTCGAAGGCGCCGAATACCTGCCAGTGTTCGAGTTCGACCCAGGCGGCATCGAGATCCTCCTCACTGGCGCTGGCCTGGAACACGTCAAACGCAGCAGCGTCGGCTGGGCCGAGACGGCGGATGTGGGGTGGAGCAGGGTGTTCGGCCAATGCCGCCAGGGATGCGGCAGGGAAACAGAAAATGCGGTCTGCGCCATGCGTGCGCTGGCCGATGTCGATCAGGCGCTGTTGCAGATGTT contains:
- a CDS encoding SDR family NAD(P)-dependent oxidoreductase — its product is MKLMIIGASRGLGRAFVEGLCGPGDTVIGVSRTRPRDIACPEGVTLQWIEADLSQPTVAADHIAAQAPADIDVLIHNLGIWEDRAFSDAYDFLDESDAALTQLVDVNISATLVLLQRLLPRVLTSPRPQLVLTGSTSALPRSGRPEVAFGASKFALNGIADALREGFRDRRLAVTSLQLGYLNTDDALSVPVSEAATRGEGELVPVHDVVTMVRALLQLSPSGFVRELVLPAIADPRY
- a CDS encoding acetyltransferase translates to MDDVFSPLIDNCWRRLFAGERVLQDDPTLHIACSDDLDEGENGMLLQPVSGPARALLRPVLAERLQLQARAHWTLEHLQQRLIDIGQRTHGADRIFCFPAASLAALAEHPAPPHIRRLGPADAAAFDVFQASASEEDLDAAWVELEHWQVFGAFDGERLAAAGSVYPWSLDPTLADMGVLTLPAARGCGHARHLVQAMALSAQVSGLQPQYRCQLDNMASLITAERAGLRAFGDWDIILAAA